The DNA sequence CTTCGGGCTGCATGTGGTCGAGGTGCTCGAACGGGAAGAGGGCGTGACGCCGCCGTTCGAGGCGGTGCAGCAGGCCGTGCGCCTGTCGCTGCAGCAGCAAGCCTGGGCCACGGCGCTGCGGCAATACCTGCAAGTGCTGGCCGGCGCGGCCCGGCTGGTCGGCGTGCCGCTCGACGCCAGCGACACCCCGCTGCTCCAGTAGGCCCCCTGCCACGCCAAACCCCCGTCATGCCCGCGAACGCGGGCACCCACGCCCCCAGAAAACGCCCCCTGCCCATGACCACCCCCGACACCCCCTTGCTCGACGACGCCCTCGGCACCCTGGCCCGCACCATCCCCGGCGCCACCGCGCTGTTCCACACCCACCAGCTCGATTTCTGCTGCGGTGGCAAGAAGTCGCTTCGCACCGCGGCGGCCGAACGCAGCCTCGACACCGCCCCGATCGTGGCGGCCCTGCAGGCGCTGCAGGCCGTGCCCGCGGGCGACGGCCGCGACTGGCAGCAGGCGTCCCCTGCCGAGCTGATCGAGCACCTGCTGACCCGCTTCCACGCCCGCCACCGCGAGCAGCTGCCCGAGCTGATCCGCCTGTCGCGCCGCGTCGAGACGGTTCATGCCGACCGCCCCGAATGCCCGACCGGACTCGCCGACCACCTGACCACGATGACCGAAGCGCTGGAGTCGCACATGCAGAAGGAGGAGCAGATCCTGTTCCCGATGCTGCTGCGCGGTTTTTCACCGATGGTGCGCATGCCGATCGGCGTGATGCGCCTGGAGCACGACGACCATGGCGTGGCACTGGCCCGTCTGGTGGCGCTGGCCCACGGGCTGGAGATGCCACGCGGCGCCTGCAACACCTGGCGCGCGCTGGTCCTGGGCCTGCGCACGCTGCGCGAGGACCTGATGGAGCACATCCACCTCGAAAACAACCTGCTGTTCGAGGGGCTGAACCACGCGCAGCATTCGGCGGAGTCGGTGGGCTGACATGCCGGACGAACTGCTGGCCCGCCTGCGCCGCTTCCACGAGCACACCTTCCCCGGTGTGCAGGACCAGTTCCAGGACCTCGTCACCCACGGCCAGCACCCGACGACGCTCTTCATCGGCTGCTCCGACTCGCGGCTGGTGCCTTACCTGCTGACCGGCACCGGGCCGGGCGACCTGTTCATGGTGCGCAATGTCGGCGCCTTCGTGCCGCCGCACGACGGCTCGACCGGCTTCCACGGCACGGCCGCCGCCATCGAGTACGCGGTCCTGCAGCTCCAGGTGTCCCGCATCATCGTCTGCGGCCACAGCCACTGCGGCGGCATCCGGGCGCTCTATTTCGGCGGGCCGGCGCGGGCGTCGAACCTGGCGGTCTGGCTCGAACTCGGCCGCGAGGCGGTGCTGCCGGTGCAGCCCTCGGACGAAGCGCTGCGCCGCACCGAGCAGCGCGCGGTGGTGCTGCAGCTCGAACGCCTGATGGGCTATCCCATGGTGCGCGAGCAGGTCGAGGCTGGCCGGCTCGCGCTGCATGGCTGGCACTACGTCATCGAGGAGGGCGAGGTCCATGTCTTCGATGTCCACAGCGGCGGCTTCCTGCCGGCCTCCGCCGCGCCCCACGCCGGCACGGGCCCCTATCATCCGGTCGGATGAACTACCTCGCCTTCAAGCACCTCCACCTCGCCTGCGTCGGCCTGAGCGCCACGCTGTTCCTCGTGCGCGGCCTGCTGATGCTGGGGCGTCCCGAGGCGCTGCGGGCCCGCTGGGCGCGGGTGCTGCCGCACGTCGTCGACACCGTGCTGCTGTCGGCGGCGATCGGCATGCTGGTGGTCGGGCGAATCCACCCGCTGGACGCACCCTGGCTGCTGGCCAAGATCGGCGCGCTGCTGGTCTACATCGGCCTGGGCACCGTGGCGCTCAAGCGGGGCCGCACGCGCGGTGTCCGGCTGGGCGCCTGGCTGGCCGCGCTGGCGGTGCTGCTCTACATCGTGGCGGTGGCGATGACCAAGCAGGTCTGGCCGCTGTGAACCCGCACGGTCCGTACGCGCCATGACCCACGCCTCGCTCCCCGGATTCGCCTCGCCCGCGGTCGGTTTCGACCAGCCCTTCGAGATGCTGCAGGCCTGCCACGAGCGGGTCGAGCGCAGCCTGGCGCTGCTGCAGCGGCTGGTGGCCCATGTGCGCGACCACGGCCACGACGCCGCCTCGCGCAGCGCCGCCCGCGACGTGCTGCGCTACTTCGACCTGGCCGCACCGCACCACCACCTCGACGAGGAGCGCCATGTCCTGCCGCCGCTGCTGGCCAGCGACGATGCCGGCCTGCGCGCGCTGGCCGAGCAACTGGTGGCAGAACACCGGCGCATGGAGGCGCTCTGGGCCGTGCTGCGCGAGCCGCTGCAGCAGTGGGCCGACGCGCCACCGGCCTCGACCACCTTCCCGCTGCCGCAGGCGCTGGCCGAGTTCATCGCGGTCTACGCCGGCCACCTCGCCCGCGAGGAGGCGCACGCCTATCCGCAGGCGCAGACCTTGCTGGATGCCACGACGCTGGCCGACATGGGCGAGGAGATGCGCGCCCGTCGACGCACCCCCGCCACCGGCCGCACCGGAGCCCCCTGATGAACGACCTCACGCCCGACGACCTGCTCGGCGCACTGGCCAGCCGCTACTCGGTCGGCCCGAAGCAGCTGGAGGCGCCGGCCCCCACGCCCGAGCACCTGCGCCTGGCCGCCCAGATCGCGCTGCGCGCGCCGGACCACCAGGGGCTGCACCCGTTCCGCTTCGTGGCCGTGGCGCCGGCGCAGCGCGACCGGCTGGGCACGCTGTTCGCCCGCGCGGCGCACCGTCGGGGGCTGGACGAGACCGAGATCGCCGCCGCCCGCCGCCGCGCGCACAACGGCCCGGCGCTGCTGGCGGTGATCGGCCGGCTGCGCGGGGACGTGGACGATGTGCCGGTGGAGGAGCAGTGGGTCTGCATCGGCGGCGGGGTGATGAACCTGCTCAACGCGCTGCACCTGCTGGGCTACGGCGCCAAGGTGGTCAGCGGCTCGTCGGTGCGCGACCCGGAGGTGTGCGAGGCGTTCTGCCAGCCCGGCGAGGTGCTGGTGGCCTGGGTCCTTGCCGGCACCCCCACGCGCTCGACCCGTGCCCGCCACGACGACCGCGTCGACGACGTGCTCACCGACTGGACCGGTGCTGCGCCCGGCGCTGCGGCATGATGCCGCGATGACTTCCACCCTGTCCGCGGCCGTGCTGGCCGCCGTGCTGCTGGCCCCCGCCCTGACCCTGGCCGCGTCCCCTGATCTGCCGGTCGCCCGCCCGGTGCCGGGCGGTGTCGCCACGCTGTCGCTCGGCCCCTCCAACCTGCCGCCGACGGTGCGCCACGCGGGCGTGCCGGTGCTGGTGGTGGGTGATCCGATCGAGTGGACGGCGGTGCTCGGCTTGCCGCTGGGTGCCCGGGCGGGCCAGGACGAGGTCACCGTGCAGCGCGAGGGGGCCGCGCCGGCGCGGCTGTCCTTCACCGTGGCGCCCATGCGCTACGCCGAGCAGCGCCTGAGCGTGGCGCCGAAGCACGTCGAACTCACCCCCGAGAACCTCGTCCGCCACGAGCGCGAGCGCGCGCACCAGGCCGAGGTCATCGCCACCTTCAGCGAGCCGCTGCCCGCCACGCTGCGTCTGCGCCAGCCGGTGCCGGGGCCGCGCTCCAGCTCCTTCGGCCTGCGCCGCGTCTTCAACGGCCAGTCCCGCAACCCGCACAGCGGCATGGACATCGCCGCCCCCACCGGCACGCCGGTCGTGGCACCCGCAGCGGGGCGGGTGGTCGACGTCGGTGACTATTTCTTCAATGGCGGCACCGTCTGGCTCGACCACGGCGGCGGCCTGCTGACGATGTTCTGCCACCTCTCGGCCACCCACGTGAAGGTGGGCGACCTCGTGCGCACCGGCGACCGCATCGCCGACGTCGGCGCCACCGGCCGCGTCACGGGGCCGCACCTGCACTGGTCGGTCAGCCTGAACCGGGCGATGGTGGACCCGGCGCTGTTCCTGGCGCCGTGAATCCGGCGCCGTGAGCGTCGGCCCTGGCCGGCGGGGTGACAGTCTGTCCTGACCGCGGCACAGGCTGCGGGGCATGGCGAGGGGGACCGGGCTGCGCGGGCTGTCCCCGCAGAGGTGGACTCAGGGTAATCCGCATTTGGAATACCGATTGCTTGGAACCCCGGCAATCCCACTGTCTCCAGGTGCTCCATGACTCCCAACGCCCCTGCGCCCGTCGTCGACGCGTCGCTGCATGCGCCCGGTCTGCACGTCACCGTCGAGGCGCCGGCCCGGCTCCACCTGGGGTTCATGGACCCGGCCGGCACGCTCGGGCGTCCGTTCGGCAGCCTCGGTCTCACGGTCGATGGCCTGTCGACCCGCGTCACGCTCGGGGTGGCCGACCGCCAGCAGGCCAGCCGCGCCCCGGAGGTCCCCGCGGCGGAACTCGACCGGGCGCTGGCCCACCTCCACACCCTGCAGCGGCGCACCGGCCGGGACGCGCCGCTGCACCTGCACCTGCACACCCACCTGCCCAGCCACGCTGGGCTCGGCTCCGGCACGCAGCTCGCGCTGGCGGTGGGCCGCGCCTTCGCCTGCTGGCACGGGCTCGACCTGCCGACGGCGCTGCTCGCGCAGTGGCTGGCCCGCGGCCGGCGCTCGGGGGTCGGCATCGCCGGTTTCGACCTGGGCGGCCTGCTGCTGGATGGTGGACCACTCGCCAGCGGGGCGCCCGCGCCGCTGCTGGCGCGGGTGGTGCTGCCGGCGGCGTGGCGGGTGCTGCTCGTCACTGATCCGGGTTGCCGCGGCCTGAGTGGGGCGGCCGAGCTGGCGGCGCTGGCCAGCCTGCCGCCGCTCGGTCAGGCGAAGGCGGCGCAGATCTGCCACGAGACGCTGATGCGCGTGCTGCCTGGTGCCGCCGGCGCGGGGTTTGCGTGTGCCGCCGCCGGGCTGAGCGCGGTCCAGACCGTGCTCGGCGACCACTTCGCCCCCGCGCAGCAGGGCGAGCCCTACACCAGCCCCGCCGTCGGTCGCCTGATGCGCTGGCTGGCCGACGCGGCGCAGCAGCCCGCCGACGGGCTGGCCGCCGATGCACTCGGCGCCGGCATCGGCCAGAGTTCGTGGGGGCCGACCGGCTTCGCGCTGCTGCCCTCGGCGGCGCGCGCGCAGGCGCTGATCGACGCCGCCTGCGCCGCCGGCGTGGTCGCAGACGGCCTGCAGTGGCGCATCGCCACCCCGCTCGGCCACGGCGCCCGGATCACCACCGCGCACCGGCTGCCCGCCGATGCCGCCCCCTCCTTGCACTCCTCCGACCCGCAGGCCTGACGATGGAACGCCCCTACATCCTCCACATGTTCACCCCCGGCGCCCAGATGAGCCCGTTCGACATCAACATGGCCGCCGACGCCGGCTACCAGATCCTGGCGCCGTGCTGCGGCGTGACGCTGCAGGCGGTCGCGGGCCTGACGCAGGACACCATCTTCTCGCGCAGCCCGAAGGGGTTGGCCCGCACCGGCATCTTCATCGGCGGGCGCGACGCGCTGCTGGCGTCCGACATGCTCGCGCGGGCGCAGCAGGCGCTGGTGCCGCCGTTCGTCGTGTCGATGATGGCCGACCCGAGCGGCGCCTACACGACGGCGGCGGCGATGGTCGCCTGCGTCGAGGCGGCGCTGCTCGACACGACCGGGGTGGGGCTGGCCGGCCGGCGGGTGGTTGTCCTGGGCGGCACCGGGCCAGTCGGGCGCATCGCGGGCGTGATCGCGGCGCAGGCCGGCGCCCGGGTGGGCCTGTCGAGCCGCAACGGCATCGACGTGGCCGACGCGGCCGCCCGCGAGACGGGGGCACGTTTCGGCGTCACGCTCGACGGTGTCAGCGGCGGTGACCGGGCCGCCGTGCGGGCCTCGATCGCCGAGGCGGACGTGGTGCTGGCGTGCGCGGCAGCCGGCGTGCAGGTGGTGTCGGGCGAGGACCTGGCTTGCGCGCAGGTGCTGCGGGTCGTGGCCGACGTCAACGCAGTGCCCCCGGCGGGCGTGGCCGGTGTCGGCGTGATGGACAACGCACGGCCGCTGGAGGGCGTGCCGGGGCGCGGCGCGGTCGGCATCGGCGCGCTGACCATCGGCAACGTCAAGTACCAGACCCAGCAGCAACTGCTGCGCCGCATGCACGGCGCCACCGAACCCCAGGTGCTGAGCTTCACCGAGGCCTTCGAGGTGGCGCGGGCGCACCTCGCGGCGTCCGCATGACGCTCCCCGCGCGGCTGGTGATCGCGGGCCTGTCGGTGCGCGCTGCCGCCGAAGCGGCGCGGCGCGACGGGTTCGACGTGGTGGCGGTCGACCAGTTCGGGGACGCCGACACCCGCGCTGCGGCGACCGCGTGGCACGCGCTGGCGCCGCTGCCGGACGTCGGCGGTGGCGCGCCGTGGCTGGTCACGAGCGGCTTTGACACCCCCGACGCGCTGACGGCGCTGCACACCCGCCCGCTGCTGGGCACCGCGCCGGCGGCCATGGCCCGCGTGCGTGACCCGCGCACCTTTTTCGCGGCCCTCGACGCCCGCGGCATCGCCCATCCCGCCGTGTCCCTGGCGCCGCAGACCGGCACCGGCTGGCTCTGCAAGGACTTCGCCAGCAGTGGCGGCCAGCAGGTCCGGCCCGCCGACCAGGCGCCCTGCGTGCCATCGCCCGGCCGCTATTGGCAGCGGCACGTGCCCGACGCGGCGCCGGTGTCGCTCACCTTCCTCGGCAATGGCGAGCGGGCGGCGCTGCTGGGCCTGAACCAGCCCCTGCTGCACCCGGACGCCGACTGTCCGTGGCGCTTCGGCGGCCTCATCGGGCCGCTGCCGATGACCGGGCGGCAGCAGACGCGGCTGCAGGGCCTTGCCGACCGGCTGACCAGCGAATTCGATCTGCGCGGGCTGGCGAGCCTGGACCTGCTGCAGCGCGGTGACGCGGAGGCGGACACCGGTGAAGACGAATGGCTGGTGCTGGAGATCAACCCCCGGCTGTCCGCCAGCCTGGTGCTGTATGGGGCTGCGGGCGGGCTGATGCGCGCGGTGGTCGCGGCCTGTGTCCACGGGCGCCTGCCCGACGAGCCAGCCGTGCAGCGGCTGCGTGGCCCGCACCTCCGGGGATTCGAGATCGTGCGGCTGGCGCGGCCCTGCGTGCTCGGCGCATCCGGCGTGCGGGCGCTGCAGCAGCGAGCCGCCGCGCTCGGGCTGCATGACCTGCCCGCCGGGCCGCAGGGGTTCGAGGCGGGTGATCCGCTGTGTTCGATCGAGGTCGAAGGCGACAGCGCGGACGCCGTGCAGCGCGCACTGGTTGACCAGCGGACGGCGCTGGATGAGTTTCTGGAGACGTGGACATGACGATGACATCGCCGCCGCTGGCCGGCTGTTCCCTGAGCCTGAACGCACTGGCTGCCGCGCCGCTGGCGGCATTGACCGCGCGGGTCCAGGAATTCGGCGTTCGGGTCGAACGCACCGCGTCCGGCGTGACCCTCATCGACGCCGGGATCGAGGCGCCGGGCAGCACCGCCGCCGGCCTGCTGATCGGCGAGATCTGCCTGGGCGCGCTCGGAGCGGTCCACCAGCGCGCGGGCGGCGTCTCGCCGTGGCCGAGCTGGATCGAGGTGTCGAGCGCGCAGCCGGTGCTGGCCTGCCTGGGCAGCCAGTACGCGGGCTGGAGCCTGTCGGCGAGCAAGGAGGAGACGGGCGGGCGCAAGTTCTTCGCGCTGGGCTCCGGGCCGGCGCGGGCGCTGGCGGTCAAGGAGCCGCTGTTCGCCGAACTCGGCTACCGCGACCACAGCGACCGCGGCGTGCTGGTGCTGGAGGTGGACCGGCCGCCGCCGCAGGTCGTCATCGACAAGGTGCTGCGCGACTGCGGGCTGGCTCCCGACGGGCTGACGCTGATCCTCACGCCGACGCGCAGCCTCGCCGGCACCGCGCAGGTGGTCGCCCGCGTGCTGGAGGTGGCGCTGCACAAGGCGCACACGCTGGGCTTCGACCTGGGCGACATCGCCGAGGGGGCCGCCTGCGCGCCGCTGCCGTCGCCGGTGGCCGATGGTGTGCAGGCGATGGGGCGCACGAACGACGCCATCCTCTACGGCGGGCAGGTGCACCTGCGCGTGCGGGGCGAGCTGGCGGCGGCGCGTGCGCTGGCGCTGCAGCTGCCGTCGTCGTGCTCGCGCGACTACGGCACCCGGTTCGCCGACATCTTCCAGCGCGCCGACCACGACTTCTACCGGATCGACCCGGCGCTGTTCGCGCCCGCCGAGGTCTGGGTCAGCCACCTGGACAGCGGCCAGACCTTCCACGCCGGGGCGATGAACCTGGACCTGCTGCTGGCCGACTGGCGCCAGCCGGCGGGCTGAGCGGCGATGCGTGTCGCGATCCTGACCGACGAGGTCGGCTGGCACACCCGGCAGTTGCAGCAGGCGCTGCGGGCGCGCGGTGCGGTCGGGCGCTGCGTGGACCTCGCCGACTGCGACATCGACACCACGGCCAGCGCGCATGGCCTGGTGATCCCCGGCTACGGGCGCGGCTTGCCGGATGCGGCGATCGTGCGCGGCGTGGCCGGTGGCAGCTTCGAGCAGGTGACCAAGCGGCTGGGGGTGCTGCACGCGCTGCAGGCGCTGGGCGTGCCGGTCTACAACGAGGCGCGCGCCATCGAGCGCAGCGTGGACAAGTCGATGACCAGCCTGCTGCTGCACGCGGCCGGGGTGCCCACGCCGCCGACCTGGGCGACCGAGTCGGCGGCACGGGCCCGGCGCACCGCGGTGCGCGAGGGCGCGGCGGGCCACGCGCTGGTGATGAAGCCGCTGTTCGGCTCGCAGGGCAAGGGGCTGCAGCAGGTGGGCGCCGTGGACGGCACGCCGCACGGCGAACACCGCCTGCTGCCCGACCTCGCGGACTTCGGGCGGCTGGCCTATTTGCAGCGCTTCGTGCCGTCCGCGGATCCGGGGCCGGGGTTCGACTGGCGCGTGCTGGTGATCGGCGGGCGGGCGGTGGCGGCGATGCGGCGGGTGAGCGAGCACTGGATCCACAACGTCGCGCAGGGCGCCCGCACCGAGGCCGCCGAGCTGACACCCGACCTGGCCCGCCTCGCCGAGGCGGCGAGCGCGGCGCTGCAGATGGATTACGCCGGCATCGACCTGATCCCGTCGCCGGGCCGTGGTCTGGGTGGCGGCGCGGTCCAGGTGCTCGAAGTCAACGGCGTGGCCGCCTGGCGCGGGCTGCAGCGGGTGACGCCGTTCAACATCGCCCGCGCCCTCGTGGACGACCTGATCGACCGCAAGCTGGCGGCCGCGGTGCCGCGGCGGGCCGCGCGCCGCGCATGAGCAGCCTCCGGCGCGCCTTCCTCGACGCCTGCGCCTGGGACGTGGCCGTGCGCAAGCCGGGCAATGTCAGCGTCCACTCTGCCGGCCACGGCATGCATGCCCGGACCTTCCTCGACAGTGCCGAGGCCTGTGCCGGTGCGCTGTGTCAGCCGGGGGCGCCGGTCGGCGTGCGCATCGAGCGGGCGGTCGCGGCGACCTGGGCCCGCGTGGGCTGCAACACCAACCTCGGCATCCTGCTGCTGTGCGCGCCGATCGCGGCGGCGGCGGAGCGCCTGACCGCGCCCGTGGACGAGGCCCGTCTGCGGCAGGCGCTGGCGCAGACGATGGCCACGCTGACAGTCGAGGACGCCGCCGCCGCGTTCCGGGCCATCGTGCAGGCGAATCCGGGCGGACTCGGCGCGACGGAGGCGCAGGACGTGCGGCAGTCGCCCACGGTGACGCTGCGCGAGGCCATGGTCCTGGCCGCCGGGCGCGACCGCATCGCTGCCCAGTACCGCGATGGCGGTGCGGCGCTGTTCGATCTCGGCCTGACCGCCTGGCGTGGCCACGCCGGCGGCGCCGCGCGGGCCGTGTCGCCGCAGACTGTCCAGCGGGTCTTCCTCGCCTGGCTGGCCTCGGACCTCGATGCACACATTGTCCGCAAGCACGGCCCGGCACTGGCACAGATTGTCCTGAACGATGCGCAGCGCTGGTCGGCGCGTGCCGCTGCCGGCGAGCGCCTGGACGCCGATCCGGCCTTCCTGGCGTGGGACGAGGCCCTGAAATCCGCGGGAATCAACCCCGGCACCAGCGCCGATCTCACCGTGGCGACGCTGATGCTGGCGGCGCTGACCGTGCGGGCCGACACCGGCCGGGGTGGCACGGAACGTGTTTAGAGAGCAGGGGTGCTGCCGCTTCGGCGCAGCACGGCACCCGTTCAGTTCCTTCCCAGTTCTACTCAGGAGACGAAACAACATGGCCAAGATCGATCGCATGATGGTGGGCGAATCCCTGGTGGGCGACGGCAACGAAGTCGCGCACATCGACCTGATCATCGGCCCGCGCGGCAGCGCCGCCGAGACCGCATTCGCCAACGCGCTGACCAACAACAAGGACGGCTTCACCTCGCTGCTGGCGGTGGTGGCGCCGAACCTGCTGACCAAGCCGGCGACCGTGATGTTCAACAAGGTCACGATCAAGGGCGCCAAGCAGGCCGTGCAGATGTTCGGCCCCGCCCAGCGCGGCGTGGCGATGGCGGTCGCCGATTGCCTGGAAGCCGGCACGATCCCGATGGACGAGGCCGACAACCTCTTCATCTCGGTGGGGGTCTTCATCCACTGGCTGGCCGCTGACGACGCCAAGATCCAGGACTACAACTACGCGGCCACCAAGGAAGCGCTGGAGCGGGCCGTGGCCGGCCTGCCCACGCCGGCCCAGGTGGTGGCGGGCAAGGCCTCGGCCACCCACCCGTTCGCCGCGCAC is a window from the Sphaerotilus montanus genome containing:
- the ytfE gene encoding iron-sulfur cluster repair protein YtfE, coding for MTTPDTPLLDDALGTLARTIPGATALFHTHQLDFCCGGKKSLRTAAAERSLDTAPIVAALQALQAVPAGDGRDWQQASPAELIEHLLTRFHARHREQLPELIRLSRRVETVHADRPECPTGLADHLTTMTEALESHMQKEEQILFPMLLRGFSPMVRMPIGVMRLEHDDHGVALARLVALAHGLEMPRGACNTWRALVLGLRTLREDLMEHIHLENNLLFEGLNHAQHSAESVG
- a CDS encoding carbonic anhydrase, whose product is MPDELLARLRRFHEHTFPGVQDQFQDLVTHGQHPTTLFIGCSDSRLVPYLLTGTGPGDLFMVRNVGAFVPPHDGSTGFHGTAAAIEYAVLQLQVSRIIVCGHSHCGGIRALYFGGPARASNLAVWLELGREAVLPVQPSDEALRRTEQRAVVLQLERLMGYPMVREQVEAGRLALHGWHYVIEEGEVHVFDVHSGGFLPASAAPHAGTGPYHPVG
- a CDS encoding SirB2 family protein; its protein translation is MNYLAFKHLHLACVGLSATLFLVRGLLMLGRPEALRARWARVLPHVVDTVLLSAAIGMLVVGRIHPLDAPWLLAKIGALLVYIGLGTVALKRGRTRGVRLGAWLAALAVLLYIVAVAMTKQVWPL
- a CDS encoding hemerythrin domain-containing protein, producing the protein MTHASLPGFASPAVGFDQPFEMLQACHERVERSLALLQRLVAHVRDHGHDAASRSAARDVLRYFDLAAPHHHLDEERHVLPPLLASDDAGLRALAEQLVAEHRRMEALWAVLREPLQQWADAPPASTTFPLPQALAEFIAVYAGHLAREEAHAYPQAQTLLDATTLADMGEEMRARRRTPATGRTGAP
- a CDS encoding nitroreductase family protein; translated protein: MNDLTPDDLLGALASRYSVGPKQLEAPAPTPEHLRLAAQIALRAPDHQGLHPFRFVAVAPAQRDRLGTLFARAAHRRGLDETEIAAARRRAHNGPALLAVIGRLRGDVDDVPVEEQWVCIGGGVMNLLNALHLLGYGAKVVSGSSVRDPEVCEAFCQPGEVLVAWVLAGTPTRSTRARHDDRVDDVLTDWTGAAPGAAA
- a CDS encoding peptidoglycan DD-metalloendopeptidase family protein, yielding MTSTLSAAVLAAVLLAPALTLAASPDLPVARPVPGGVATLSLGPSNLPPTVRHAGVPVLVVGDPIEWTAVLGLPLGARAGQDEVTVQREGAAPARLSFTVAPMRYAEQRLSVAPKHVELTPENLVRHERERAHQAEVIATFSEPLPATLRLRQPVPGPRSSSFGLRRVFNGQSRNPHSGMDIAAPTGTPVVAPAAGRVVDVGDYFFNGGTVWLDHGGGLLTMFCHLSATHVKVGDLVRTGDRIADVGATGRVTGPHLHWSVSLNRAMVDPALFLAP
- a CDS encoding GHMP family kinase ATP-binding protein; its protein translation is MTPNAPAPVVDASLHAPGLHVTVEAPARLHLGFMDPAGTLGRPFGSLGLTVDGLSTRVTLGVADRQQASRAPEVPAAELDRALAHLHTLQRRTGRDAPLHLHLHTHLPSHAGLGSGTQLALAVGRAFACWHGLDLPTALLAQWLARGRRSGVGIAGFDLGGLLLDGGPLASGAPAPLLARVVLPAAWRVLLVTDPGCRGLSGAAELAALASLPPLGQAKAAQICHETLMRVLPGAAGAGFACAAAGLSAVQTVLGDHFAPAQQGEPYTSPAVGRLMRWLADAAQQPADGLAADALGAGIGQSSWGPTGFALLPSAARAQALIDAACAAGVVADGLQWRIATPLGHGARITTAHRLPADAAPSLHSSDPQA
- a CDS encoding NAD(P)-dependent methylenetetrahydromethanopterin dehydrogenase, whose product is MERPYILHMFTPGAQMSPFDINMAADAGYQILAPCCGVTLQAVAGLTQDTIFSRSPKGLARTGIFIGGRDALLASDMLARAQQALVPPFVVSMMADPSGAYTTAAAMVACVEAALLDTTGVGLAGRRVVVLGGTGPVGRIAGVIAAQAGARVGLSSRNGIDVADAAARETGARFGVTLDGVSGGDRAAVRASIAEADVVLACAAAGVQVVSGEDLACAQVLRVVADVNAVPPAGVAGVGVMDNARPLEGVPGRGAVGIGALTIGNVKYQTQQQLLRRMHGATEPQVLSFTEAFEVARAHLAASA
- a CDS encoding ATP-grasp domain-containing protein, whose amino-acid sequence is MTLPARLVIAGLSVRAAAEAARRDGFDVVAVDQFGDADTRAAATAWHALAPLPDVGGGAPWLVTSGFDTPDALTALHTRPLLGTAPAAMARVRDPRTFFAALDARGIAHPAVSLAPQTGTGWLCKDFASSGGQQVRPADQAPCVPSPGRYWQRHVPDAAPVSLTFLGNGERAALLGLNQPLLHPDADCPWRFGGLIGPLPMTGRQQTRLQGLADRLTSEFDLRGLASLDLLQRGDAEADTGEDEWLVLEINPRLSASLVLYGAAGGLMRAVVAACVHGRLPDEPAVQRLRGPHLRGFEIVRLARPCVLGASGVRALQQRAAALGLHDLPAGPQGFEAGDPLCSIEVEGDSADAVQRALVDQRTALDEFLETWT
- the mch gene encoding methenyltetrahydromethanopterin cyclohydrolase, giving the protein MTMTSPPLAGCSLSLNALAAAPLAALTARVQEFGVRVERTASGVTLIDAGIEAPGSTAAGLLIGEICLGALGAVHQRAGGVSPWPSWIEVSSAQPVLACLGSQYAGWSLSASKEETGGRKFFALGSGPARALAVKEPLFAELGYRDHSDRGVLVLEVDRPPPQVVIDKVLRDCGLAPDGLTLILTPTRSLAGTAQVVARVLEVALHKAHTLGFDLGDIAEGAACAPLPSPVADGVQAMGRTNDAILYGGQVHLRVRGELAAARALALQLPSSCSRDYGTRFADIFQRADHDFYRIDPALFAPAEVWVSHLDSGQTFHAGAMNLDLLLADWRQPAG
- a CDS encoding ATP-grasp domain-containing protein yields the protein MRVAILTDEVGWHTRQLQQALRARGAVGRCVDLADCDIDTTASAHGLVIPGYGRGLPDAAIVRGVAGGSFEQVTKRLGVLHALQALGVPVYNEARAIERSVDKSMTSLLLHAAGVPTPPTWATESAARARRTAVREGAAGHALVMKPLFGSQGKGLQQVGAVDGTPHGEHRLLPDLADFGRLAYLQRFVPSADPGPGFDWRVLVIGGRAVAAMRRVSEHWIHNVAQGARTEAAELTPDLARLAEAASAALQMDYAGIDLIPSPGRGLGGGAVQVLEVNGVAAWRGLQRVTPFNIARALVDDLIDRKLAAAVPRRAARRA
- a CDS encoding triphosphoribosyl-dephospho-CoA synthase, which encodes MSSLRRAFLDACAWDVAVRKPGNVSVHSAGHGMHARTFLDSAEACAGALCQPGAPVGVRIERAVAATWARVGCNTNLGILLLCAPIAAAAERLTAPVDEARLRQALAQTMATLTVEDAAAAFRAIVQANPGGLGATEAQDVRQSPTVTLREAMVLAAGRDRIAAQYRDGGAALFDLGLTAWRGHAGGAARAVSPQTVQRVFLAWLASDLDAHIVRKHGPALAQIVLNDAQRWSARAAAGERLDADPAFLAWDEALKSAGINPGTSADLTVATLMLAALTVRADTGRGGTERV
- the fae gene encoding formaldehyde-activating enzyme is translated as MAKIDRMMVGESLVGDGNEVAHIDLIIGPRGSAAETAFANALTNNKDGFTSLLAVVAPNLLTKPATVMFNKVTIKGAKQAVQMFGPAQRGVAMAVADCLEAGTIPMDEADNLFISVGVFIHWLAADDAKIQDYNYAATKEALERAVAGLPTPAQVVAGKASATHPFAAHA